The following are encoded in a window of Thermoanaerobacter ethanolicus JW 200 genomic DNA:
- the rsmB gene encoding 16S rRNA (cytosine(967)-C(5))-methyltransferase RsmB codes for MKPREIAYKILQEVLSKEAYANISFNKHLRSQELKEIDRGFTKELVFGVIERKYTLDFILSFFVKKAPDLKTMIFLEMGLYQLLYMDKVPSYAAINETVNIAKKVLGIKRANFINAVLRNYEREKEKVIFPDKERDLKQYLKVTYSYPDWIVERLLNNYDEEKAEALLKSLNERPEICYRVNTLKIDIEDLKRLLDSDGIVYKKGYYLEEALYIDIKNPERHQLYKEGLIYIQDEASMLVSKTLNPKEGDTVLDVCAAPGGKTTHIAQLMKNSGEVIAFDLHPHRLELIKENCKRLGITNVKTEVFDSTFVNEKYLEKADKVLADVPCTGIGIIRKKPDIKLKNYTRKEISELIEAQYKILDSSSKYVKKGGFLVYSTCTIGKEENQNVIMKFLKEHPDFKLVDIKAEMPSGLSIETDSLGYVQTTPLEHEIDGFFISKLKRIK; via the coding sequence ATGAAACCAAGAGAAATAGCGTATAAAATACTTCAAGAAGTGTTGTCAAAAGAAGCTTATGCGAATATTTCCTTTAATAAGCATTTAAGAAGTCAAGAATTAAAAGAAATAGATAGAGGTTTTACTAAAGAGTTGGTATTTGGTGTTATTGAAAGAAAGTACACATTAGATTTTATACTTTCTTTTTTTGTAAAGAAGGCTCCGGATTTAAAAACCATGATTTTTCTTGAAATGGGATTATACCAGCTTTTGTACATGGACAAAGTTCCTTCTTATGCAGCTATAAATGAGACAGTTAATATAGCTAAAAAAGTATTAGGGATAAAGAGAGCAAATTTTATAAATGCAGTTTTAAGAAACTATGAGAGAGAAAAAGAAAAAGTAATTTTCCCTGATAAAGAGAGGGATTTAAAGCAATATTTGAAGGTAACATATTCTTATCCTGATTGGATTGTGGAAAGATTGCTAAATAATTATGATGAAGAGAAGGCAGAGGCGCTTTTAAAAAGTTTAAATGAAAGGCCTGAAATTTGCTACAGGGTTAATACTCTAAAGATTGATATTGAAGATTTGAAAAGGCTATTAGATTCTGACGGTATTGTTTATAAAAAAGGTTATTATCTAGAAGAAGCACTGTATATAGATATTAAAAACCCTGAAAGGCATCAATTGTACAAAGAAGGGCTTATTTACATTCAGGATGAGGCTTCTATGTTGGTTTCTAAAACTTTAAATCCTAAAGAAGGAGACACAGTATTAGATGTGTGTGCTGCTCCTGGTGGTAAAACGACTCATATAGCACAATTGATGAAAAATAGTGGTGAAGTTATCGCTTTTGATTTGCATCCTCATAGATTAGAGTTGATAAAAGAAAACTGTAAAAGATTAGGAATTACAAACGTAAAAACTGAAGTCTTTGACTCTACTTTTGTCAATGAAAAGTATTTGGAAAAGGCTGATAAAGTCTTAGCAGATGTTCCTTGTACAGGTATCGGTATAATCAGAAAAAAACCCGATATTAAGTTAAAGAATTATACGAGAAAAGAAATTTCAGAATTAATTGAAGCTCAATATAAAATATTAGACTCCAGTTCAAAATATGTAAAAAAAGGTGGATTTTTGGTGTATAGTACCTGCACTATAGGAAAGGAAGAAAATCAAAATGTAATAATGAAATTTTTAAAAGAACACCCTGATTTTAAATTGGTTGATATAAAAGCTGAGATGCCAAGTGGATTAAGCATTGAAACTGATTCTTTAGGATATGTACAAACTACACCTTTAGAACATGAAATTGATGGCTTTTTTATAAGTAAGTTGAAAAGAATAAAATAG
- a CDS encoding zinc metallopeptidase codes for MFWDTTIILLIPALIFAMYAQAKVQSTFSKYARVRNRYGYTAEEVARKILDSMGLYDVRIERIPGNLTDHYDPRAKVLRLSESVYGSESIAAIGVAAHEAGHAIQHAKGYVPLTVRNSLVPVANLGANLAWPLVILGFFMGAPGLHLINIGILLFSAAVLFQVITLPVEFDASNRAIALLQSNALFTREYIEPARKVLQAAALTYVAAALVSIMQLLRLIIIRNSRE; via the coding sequence ATGTTTTGGGATACTACAATAATACTTTTAATACCTGCTTTAATATTTGCTATGTATGCACAAGCTAAGGTGCAGAGCACTTTTAGCAAGTATGCTCGCGTCAGAAATAGATATGGATATACCGCAGAGGAAGTAGCGAGAAAGATATTGGATAGTATGGGGCTTTATGATGTTAGAATTGAAAGGATACCGGGCAATTTGACTGACCATTATGATCCAAGAGCAAAAGTTTTAAGACTTTCTGAATCTGTTTATGGGAGTGAATCTATAGCTGCAATAGGAGTAGCTGCCCATGAAGCAGGGCATGCGATACAACACGCAAAAGGCTATGTGCCTTTGACTGTAAGAAACAGTCTTGTTCCTGTAGCTAATTTAGGGGCTAATTTAGCTTGGCCTTTAGTAATTTTGGGATTTTTCATGGGTGCTCCTGGATTACATTTGATAAATATAGGTATACTTCTTTTTAGTGCAGCAGTGCTTTTTCAGGTTATTACTTTGCCTGTAGAATTTGATGCAAGCAATAGAGCAATAGCGCTTCTTCAATCAAATGCGCTTTTTACAAGAGAATATATTGAACCCGCTCGGAAGGTTTTACAAGCTGCTGCTTTGACTTATGTAGCTGCAGCATTAGTTTCTATTATGCAGCTTTTAAGATTGATTATTATAAGAAATAGCAGAGAGTAA
- a CDS encoding DUF116 domain-containing protein, which produces MKGKKRVFLGILAVTFLVLTLIVLGILYVINRGRIELYKYLLMTLMIFVLFLMALIVAVIGATFYVVVSKKSNKFLSSFIANFLDLFYPLVVFVARVLDLKIEKVEQSYIEIKNFLFNKNIKRYAPQDILILAPHCIQYSGCKFKVTYDIDNCRRCGKCQINDLVNFKEKYGVNVAVATGGTLARKVVKDTKPKVIIAIACERDLTSGMQDVKQIPVYGIINERPNGPCFNTRVDVQKIEETIKKLLNGG; this is translated from the coding sequence TTGAAGGGGAAAAAAAGAGTTTTTTTGGGGATATTGGCAGTTACCTTTTTGGTTTTGACTTTAATTGTTTTGGGAATTTTATACGTAATAAATAGAGGTAGAATTGAACTTTATAAATATCTACTTATGACGTTAATGATTTTTGTTCTCTTTTTGATGGCTTTAATTGTAGCTGTTATTGGAGCAACTTTTTATGTGGTGGTCAGTAAAAAATCTAACAAATTTTTAAGCTCTTTCATAGCAAATTTTTTAGACCTTTTTTATCCCCTAGTGGTGTTTGTAGCAAGAGTTTTGGATTTAAAGATTGAAAAGGTAGAGCAGTCTTACATTGAAATAAAGAATTTTTTGTTTAATAAAAATATAAAGAGATATGCTCCACAAGACATATTGATATTGGCACCTCATTGCATACAATACAGCGGATGTAAATTTAAAGTGACTTATGATATAGATAATTGTAGACGATGTGGAAAGTGCCAAATCAATGATTTGGTAAACTTTAAAGAAAAATATGGTGTAAATGTGGCAGTTGCTACAGGAGGTACTCTTGCAAGAAAAGTAGTAAAGGACACAAAGCCAAAGGTAATAATAGCAATTGCTTGTGAAAGAGATTTGACAAGTGGCATGCAAGACGTGAAGCAAATCCCTGTTTATGGTATAATAAATGAGAGACCTAATGGTCCTTGCTTTAACACTCGGGTAGATGTGCAAAAAATTGAAGAGACTATAAAAAAATTGTTAAATGGAGGGTGA
- the fmt gene encoding methionyl-tRNA formyltransferase, with protein sequence MKIVFMGTPDFAVPSLQKLFEEGYDVAAVVTQPDKQKGRGMKLSFSPVKEVALQKGVEILQPEKIKNNPEFLNRLKEINPDVIVVAAYGKILPEEVLTLPKYGCINVHASLLPKYRGAAPINWAIINGEKETGITTMLMDKGLDTGDMLIKKSIPILDKDDAETLHDKLSRLGAEVLIETLKALEQGTLIPVKQREEEASYSPILTKEMGHIDWNKTAEEIRNLIRGMKPWPGCYTFYGDKMLKIWKGEIVEYNGNEENGTVLKSKGDLIVKCGKDALKIVEIQQEGSKKMGIREYLIGHNIPEGTIFR encoded by the coding sequence TTGAAAATTGTCTTTATGGGGACGCCTGACTTTGCCGTCCCCTCTTTGCAAAAACTTTTTGAAGAAGGGTATGATGTAGCTGCAGTGGTTACGCAGCCAGATAAACAGAAAGGAAGAGGAATGAAACTTAGCTTTTCTCCTGTCAAAGAAGTGGCATTGCAAAAAGGAGTAGAAATTTTACAGCCGGAGAAAATAAAAAACAATCCAGAGTTTTTAAACAGATTAAAAGAGATAAATCCCGATGTCATAGTTGTTGCAGCTTATGGAAAGATTTTGCCTGAAGAGGTTTTGACACTGCCCAAATACGGCTGCATAAATGTCCATGCTTCTCTTTTGCCAAAATACAGAGGAGCTGCTCCGATTAATTGGGCTATAATCAATGGTGAAAAAGAAACGGGTATTACTACAATGCTTATGGATAAGGGATTGGATACAGGAGATATGCTTATCAAAAAATCTATTCCTATTTTAGATAAAGATGATGCGGAAACACTTCATGATAAGCTTTCTCGATTAGGAGCAGAGGTTTTGATAGAAACCTTAAAGGCGTTAGAACAAGGTACTTTGATTCCTGTGAAACAGCGGGAAGAGGAGGCTTCTTATTCACCAATACTTACTAAAGAAATGGGACATATAGATTGGAATAAAACGGCAGAAGAAATACGAAATTTGATAAGGGGAATGAAGCCTTGGCCTGGTTGTTATACTTTTTATGGAGATAAAATGCTAAAAATTTGGAAAGGCGAGATAGTTGAATACAATGGGAATGAAGAAAATGGAACAGTTTTAAAGTCAAAAGGGGACTTAATCGTGAAATGCGGTAAAGATGCCCTAAAGATAGTAGAAATTCAACAAGAAGGTTCTAAAAAAATGGGTATTAGGGAATATTTAATAGGTCACAATATACCTGAAGGGACAATCTTTAGATAA
- the def gene encoding peptide deformylase: MAIRYIRKNGDEVLRKKAKPVTEINPHILTILEDMAQTMYLNDGVGLAANQIGVLRRLVVIDVGEGLLELINPEIVYEEGEQVGAEGCLSIPGVVGEVKRPKKVKVKYLDREGKEREIEGEDLLARALCHEIDHLNGVLFIDKAIRFLDEEEKENVKEV; the protein is encoded by the coding sequence TTGGCAATAAGGTATATTAGAAAAAATGGAGATGAGGTCTTAAGGAAAAAAGCAAAACCTGTTACAGAGATAAATCCTCATATTCTCACTATATTAGAGGATATGGCACAAACTATGTATCTCAATGATGGAGTTGGATTAGCTGCTAATCAAATAGGAGTTTTGAGAAGGTTAGTTGTCATAGATGTGGGGGAAGGACTTTTAGAGCTTATAAACCCTGAGATTGTGTATGAAGAAGGAGAACAGGTAGGGGCCGAAGGCTGTTTAAGTATTCCTGGAGTAGTAGGAGAAGTTAAAAGGCCTAAAAAAGTAAAAGTAAAATATTTGGATAGAGAAGGTAAAGAGAGGGAAATTGAAGGAGAGGATTTACTGGCAAGAGCTTTATGCCATGAAATAGACCATTTAAACGGGGTTCTGTTTATAGATAAGGCTATAAGATTTTTAGATGAAGAAGAAAAAGAAAATGTCAAGGAGGTATGA
- the priA gene encoding primosomal protein N', which yields MFAEVVVDIKSSNTDRVYTYRIPEGMNVKIGMRVSVPFNNRFIEGYVISITDKASYSVDKIKDIHRILDSYSIFDEKMIELAKWMKEYYKCYFSEALQTIMPVGIKQGEKKVKVVKINIDEIPFQLSKRAPKQYEILQYLKNRSPIRLSELVKVLNIDYGVIRSLQKKGYIEIYEEEVLRFSVKDIERTKPLLLTEEQQRAVEEVKSSILTGTFDKYLLFGVTGSGKTEVYLQLIDEAIKIGKSAIVLVPEISLTPQTIERFVSRFGNRVAVIHSGLSPGERFDEWRKVKNGLVDVVVGVRNAVFAPFNNIGLIIIDEEHETTYKQSDLRPKYNAKEVAEKRCEIEKAVLVMASATPSLETYYKANKGEYKLIRLTKRINVSMPQIEVVNMSEELASGNTSIFSRKLFSYIKENLKRKEQTILFLNRRGYSSFVSCRDCGYVPKCPNCDISLTYHFEDKKLVCHYCGYEETMKETCPKCGSKRIRYLGIGTERVENDIKKFFPNARVLRMDVDTTRKKGSHEKIFYDFRNGKADILIGTQMISKGFDIPNVTLVGVILADITLNLPDFRSSERTFQLLTQVAGRAGRGEKPGRVVIQTYEDDHYSIVTAKQQNYVKFYNEEIKYREIFRYPPFSHLMNIVISGEEEEEVKNTAANTYLTCQKLINKLQNKSYNKILGPAPAPISKINNRYRWQVILKSEDRNILTEIAEEIQKMKYSKDIRIAVDIDPLNIM from the coding sequence ATGTTTGCCGAGGTCGTTGTAGATATTAAATCTTCTAATACTGACAGGGTATATACTTATCGTATTCCTGAAGGAATGAATGTAAAAATTGGGATGAGGGTATCTGTTCCTTTTAATAATAGATTTATAGAGGGTTATGTAATAAGTATTACTGACAAGGCGTCTTATTCAGTGGATAAAATAAAGGATATCCATAGGATTTTAGACAGCTATAGCATATTTGATGAAAAAATGATTGAACTGGCTAAGTGGATGAAGGAATATTATAAATGTTATTTTTCTGAAGCTCTCCAGACTATAATGCCTGTAGGGATAAAGCAAGGGGAAAAGAAAGTAAAGGTTGTGAAAATAAATATTGATGAGATACCTTTTCAACTTTCTAAAAGAGCCCCTAAGCAATACGAAATATTACAATATTTAAAAAATAGAAGTCCTATTAGGCTTTCTGAGCTTGTCAAGGTGCTCAATATAGACTATGGAGTTATAAGAAGTTTACAAAAGAAAGGGTATATAGAAATTTATGAGGAAGAAGTATTGAGATTTAGTGTAAAAGATATTGAAAGAACCAAGCCTCTATTATTGACAGAAGAACAACAAAGAGCTGTAGAAGAGGTTAAAAGTTCTATCTTGACAGGCACTTTTGATAAATATTTGCTTTTTGGTGTAACAGGAAGTGGCAAAACTGAAGTTTATCTTCAATTAATAGATGAAGCTATAAAAATAGGCAAAAGCGCTATAGTTTTAGTACCAGAAATCTCATTGACGCCTCAGACTATTGAAAGGTTTGTGAGTCGATTTGGCAATAGAGTGGCTGTAATTCACAGTGGCCTTTCACCGGGAGAACGCTTTGATGAATGGCGAAAAGTAAAAAATGGTTTAGTGGACGTAGTAGTTGGTGTGAGAAATGCAGTTTTTGCCCCTTTTAATAATATTGGCCTTATTATAATTGACGAGGAACATGAGACTACCTACAAACAATCAGACTTAAGACCTAAATATAATGCTAAAGAAGTGGCAGAAAAGCGGTGTGAAATAGAAAAAGCAGTTCTGGTTATGGCCAGTGCTACTCCTTCTTTAGAGACATATTATAAAGCGAATAAAGGAGAATATAAACTTATAAGACTTACAAAAAGGATTAATGTTTCTATGCCGCAGATAGAAGTTGTCAATATGAGTGAGGAATTGGCAAGCGGAAATACTTCAATATTCAGTCGTAAATTATTTTCCTATATAAAAGAAAATCTTAAAAGGAAAGAGCAAACTATTCTTTTTTTAAACAGAAGAGGATACTCTTCATTTGTTTCCTGCAGAGATTGCGGTTATGTGCCTAAATGTCCTAATTGTGATATTTCTTTAACTTATCATTTTGAAGATAAAAAATTGGTTTGCCATTATTGTGGTTATGAGGAGACTATGAAAGAAACATGCCCTAAATGTGGAAGTAAAAGGATTAGGTATTTAGGCATAGGGACCGAAAGGGTAGAAAACGACATAAAAAAGTTTTTTCCTAATGCAAGAGTTTTGAGGATGGATGTAGATACCACAAGAAAAAAAGGGTCTCATGAGAAAATTTTTTATGACTTTAGAAATGGTAAGGCAGACATTCTAATCGGTACGCAAATGATATCTAAAGGCTTTGACATTCCAAATGTTACGTTGGTGGGAGTAATACTTGCGGATATAACTTTAAATCTTCCTGATTTTAGGTCCAGTGAGAGGACTTTTCAGCTGCTTACTCAGGTAGCTGGAAGGGCAGGAAGAGGTGAAAAGCCTGGAAGAGTAGTAATACAGACCTATGAAGATGACCACTACAGTATAGTTACCGCAAAACAGCAAAATTATGTGAAGTTTTACAACGAAGAGATAAAATACAGAGAAATTTTTAGATATCCTCCCTTTTCACATCTAATGAATATAGTGATATCAGGAGAAGAGGAAGAAGAAGTTAAAAACACTGCTGCAAACACTTATTTAACTTGTCAAAAGCTTATTAACAAACTTCAAAATAAGAGTTATAATAAAATACTAGGACCTGCTCCAGCTCCTATAAGTAAAATAAACAACCGATATAGATGGCAGGTCATTTTAAAAAGTGAAGATAGAAATATCTTGACAGAGATAGCAGAAGAAATTCAAAAGATGAAATATTCTAAAGATATAAGGATAGCTGTAGACATTGACCCTTTGAATATCATGTAA